One window of the Pirellulales bacterium genome contains the following:
- a CDS encoding cobalamin B12-binding domain-containing protein — MTDARPIRVVLAKIGLDGHDRGIQVVARALRDAGMEVIYTGLWQTPDAVVRAVEDEDADVVGISLLSGAHQTLVPVLIEALKARGLGHVQMIVGGIIPAADIPQLTEMGVAKVFTPGAGLTEIAEFIRGAVPRSGVSAGP; from the coding sequence ATGACTGACGCTCGACCTATCCGTGTGGTGCTGGCCAAGATTGGCCTCGATGGTCACGATCGCGGCATTCAAGTCGTGGCCCGGGCGCTGCGCGATGCCGGCATGGAAGTGATCTACACCGGCTTGTGGCAAACGCCGGACGCCGTGGTTCGCGCGGTCGAGGATGAGGATGCCGACGTCGTGGGGATCAGTTTGCTCTCGGGCGCCCATCAGACGTTGGTGCCCGTGCTGATCGAGGCCTTGAAAGCCCGCGGTCTGGGGCATGTGCAGATGATCGTCGGCGGCATCATCCCGGCGGCGGACATTCCGCAACTGACCGAGATGGGCGTGGCGAAGGTATTCACACCTGGCGCTGGCTTAACCGAGATCGCAGAGTTTATTCGCGGCGCGGTCCCGCGGTCGGGCGTGTCGGCCGGGCCGTAG